Proteins found in one Amphiura filiformis chromosome 14, Afil_fr2py, whole genome shotgun sequence genomic segment:
- the LOC140170210 gene encoding uncharacterized protein isoform X2, with translation MPRAPHIDLRGSNRLSPANPTSMAVETQRASVTSPMRPTWDPQDDVKMEETKGMSFSKRTGAFKPPFKHRRSPPPQHPKTVSVTVIKPSTSTYTKATESVAKSERSSSTTSHCQAVSERVTKSSEGFTSPYPSSSTLPVDPTYSLHVAVECHRATQQDVDGDTPLHIAISQADEIELGLIHHLICLVSMSGRSVDIYNYVQQTPLHIAVITDNADITRMLLEAGANPNETDRNGLTAVHHACVNNSIVCLKTILGRSKFTVDLNARNYNGFAPLHATVMDNNMEMTNSLLASGASVEVQDAKNGWSPLFHAVINQNQPMITRLIEAGAEVNAQSYSGNTALHVATGRGYTDVVRLLMRYGADMSVKNTHRESPGMMSNDNMIANILHGSRPVPIPTMQYHNAPHIRVPVRTRREITTPHPLSELMHQRRPSSRKSGSQLPLSLVTHRRESPPRPNGHSRSSIGPGPLAYPPGHTYDLPSPKKLKIDESRTSETKASKSHPRKRVKTEEAVSSCRVSVIVNPKEDKTRTASGRGKTSPKNATSFSDVKTKSCL, from the exons ATGCCAAGAGCACCGCATATAGATCTGCGTGGTTCAAATAGACTGAGCCCTGCGAACCCCACAAGCATGGCGGTCGAAACCCAACGTGCTTCGGTGACGTCGCCGATGAGACCCACGTGGGACCCACAAGATGATGTGAAAATGGAAGAAACAAAAGGCATGTCATTTTCAAAACGGACTGGAGCTTTCAAGCCACCTTTTAAACATCGTCGTTCACCACCGCCCCAGCATCCCAAAACTGTATCTGTTACCGTTATTAAACCTAGCACTTCAACTTATACAAAGGCAACCGAATCGGTGGCAAAATCAGAGAGGTCATCGAGTACGACCAGTCATTGCCAAGCCGTCTCGGAGAGAGTTACCAAGTCCAGTGAAG GTTTCACGTCCCCATACCCGTCATCATCAACGCTCCCCGTAGATCCGACATACAGTTTACATGTCGCTGTAGAATGCCACCGAGCTACACAACAAGATGTTGATGGAGATAC GCCGCTACATATCGCCATATCACAAGCAGACGAGATTGAACTCGGTCTTATTCATCATCTAATCTGCCTGGTGTCAATGTCAGGAAGATCCGTGGATATATATAACTACGTACAGCaa actCCGCTTCATATTGCCGTGATTACAGACAATGCCGATATTACCCGTATGCTCCTAGAGGCTGGTGCTAATCCAAATGAGACAGATAGAAATGGGTTGACTGCTGTTCACCACGCATGCGTCAATAATAGTATCGTCTGCTTGAAAACCATTCTGGGCAGGTCAAAGTTCACAGTGGATTTGAATGCCAGGAATTACAATG GGTTTGCACCATTGCATGCAACTGTCATGGATAACAACATGGAGATGACCAACTCATTACTTGCATCGGGAGCCAGCGTTGAAGTACAG GATGCTAAAAATGGTTGGTCACCACTCTTCCACGCAGTCATCAATCAGAATCAACCCATGATAACGAGACTAATCGAAGCTGGAGCTGAAGTGAATGCACAATCATATTCTGGGAACACTGCCTTGCACGTGGCGACAGGAAGAGGCTACACAGATGTAGTGAGGCTGCTGATGCGATATGGGGCTGACATGAGCGTGAAGAACACTCATCGCGAATCACCTGGGATGATGTCCAATGATAACATG atCGCAAATATTCTCCATGGAAGTAGACCAGTACCTATACCAACAATGCAATATCATAATGCCCCACATATACGTGTACCAGTAAGGACCCGACGTGAGATCACAACACCGCATCCGCTATCTGAGTTAATGCATCAACGCCGACCATCATCTCGCAAATCTGGAAGCCAATTACCATTGTCGTTGGTCACGCACAGACGTGAGTCCCCACCAAGACCAAACGGACATTCTCGCTCATCTATCGGCCCAGGTCCTCTAGCGTATCCCCCTGGACATACCTATGATTTACCTTCACCAAAGAAATTAAAGATTGATGAGAGCAGGACAAGTGAAACGAAAGCTAGCAAGTCTCATCCTCGTAAAAGGGTTAAAACTGAAGAAGCTGTATCGAGTTGTCGTGTGTCGGTTATAGTAAATCCTAAGGAAGACAAGACAAGAACTGCGTCAGGCAGGGGAAAAACCTCACCAAAGAATGCCACGAGTTTCTCAGATGTTAAAACAAAGAGTTGTTTGTGA
- the LOC140170210 gene encoding uncharacterized protein isoform X1 codes for MPIKVDEMQHFILPPFEFETPPRRAPFSELYHSPRTSTTPTTDFVTRSLYNQRFVSPTPLAEYSPHQVATRPLFSIVHNIPPFLRNRRPQMPRAPHIDLRGSNRLSPANPTSMAVETQRASVTSPMRPTWDPQDDVKMEETKGMSFSKRTGAFKPPFKHRRSPPPQHPKTVSVTVIKPSTSTYTKATESVAKSERSSSTTSHCQAVSERVTKSSEGFTSPYPSSSTLPVDPTYSLHVAVECHRATQQDVDGDTPLHIAISQADEIELGLIHHLICLVSMSGRSVDIYNYVQQTPLHIAVITDNADITRMLLEAGANPNETDRNGLTAVHHACVNNSIVCLKTILGRSKFTVDLNARNYNGFAPLHATVMDNNMEMTNSLLASGASVEVQDAKNGWSPLFHAVINQNQPMITRLIEAGAEVNAQSYSGNTALHVATGRGYTDVVRLLMRYGADMSVKNTHRESPGMMSNDNMIANILHGSRPVPIPTMQYHNAPHIRVPVRTRREITTPHPLSELMHQRRPSSRKSGSQLPLSLVTHRRESPPRPNGHSRSSIGPGPLAYPPGHTYDLPSPKKLKIDESRTSETKASKSHPRKRVKTEEAVSSCRVSVIVNPKEDKTRTASGRGKTSPKNATSFSDVKTKSCL; via the exons ATGCCTATAAAAGTTGATGAAATGCAGCAT TTTATTCTTCCTCCCTTTGAGTTTGAGACACCGCCACGACGTGCTCCTTTCAGCGAATTGTACCACTCTCCACGTACATCTACAACTCCAACTACAGATTTTGTCACCAGATCGCTATACAATCAACGCTTTGTATCGCCGACACCATTGGCTGAATATTCGCCGCATCAAGTGGCCACACGTCCCTTATTTAGTATCGTCCATAACATTCCTCCCTTTCTCAGAAATCGCCGTCCCCAAATGCCAAGAGCACCGCATATAGATCTGCGTGGTTCAAATAGACTGAGCCCTGCGAACCCCACAAGCATGGCGGTCGAAACCCAACGTGCTTCGGTGACGTCGCCGATGAGACCCACGTGGGACCCACAAGATGATGTGAAAATGGAAGAAACAAAAGGCATGTCATTTTCAAAACGGACTGGAGCTTTCAAGCCACCTTTTAAACATCGTCGTTCACCACCGCCCCAGCATCCCAAAACTGTATCTGTTACCGTTATTAAACCTAGCACTTCAACTTATACAAAGGCAACCGAATCGGTGGCAAAATCAGAGAGGTCATCGAGTACGACCAGTCATTGCCAAGCCGTCTCGGAGAGAGTTACCAAGTCCAGTGAAG GTTTCACGTCCCCATACCCGTCATCATCAACGCTCCCCGTAGATCCGACATACAGTTTACATGTCGCTGTAGAATGCCACCGAGCTACACAACAAGATGTTGATGGAGATAC GCCGCTACATATCGCCATATCACAAGCAGACGAGATTGAACTCGGTCTTATTCATCATCTAATCTGCCTGGTGTCAATGTCAGGAAGATCCGTGGATATATATAACTACGTACAGCaa actCCGCTTCATATTGCCGTGATTACAGACAATGCCGATATTACCCGTATGCTCCTAGAGGCTGGTGCTAATCCAAATGAGACAGATAGAAATGGGTTGACTGCTGTTCACCACGCATGCGTCAATAATAGTATCGTCTGCTTGAAAACCATTCTGGGCAGGTCAAAGTTCACAGTGGATTTGAATGCCAGGAATTACAATG GGTTTGCACCATTGCATGCAACTGTCATGGATAACAACATGGAGATGACCAACTCATTACTTGCATCGGGAGCCAGCGTTGAAGTACAG GATGCTAAAAATGGTTGGTCACCACTCTTCCACGCAGTCATCAATCAGAATCAACCCATGATAACGAGACTAATCGAAGCTGGAGCTGAAGTGAATGCACAATCATATTCTGGGAACACTGCCTTGCACGTGGCGACAGGAAGAGGCTACACAGATGTAGTGAGGCTGCTGATGCGATATGGGGCTGACATGAGCGTGAAGAACACTCATCGCGAATCACCTGGGATGATGTCCAATGATAACATG atCGCAAATATTCTCCATGGAAGTAGACCAGTACCTATACCAACAATGCAATATCATAATGCCCCACATATACGTGTACCAGTAAGGACCCGACGTGAGATCACAACACCGCATCCGCTATCTGAGTTAATGCATCAACGCCGACCATCATCTCGCAAATCTGGAAGCCAATTACCATTGTCGTTGGTCACGCACAGACGTGAGTCCCCACCAAGACCAAACGGACATTCTCGCTCATCTATCGGCCCAGGTCCTCTAGCGTATCCCCCTGGACATACCTATGATTTACCTTCACCAAAGAAATTAAAGATTGATGAGAGCAGGACAAGTGAAACGAAAGCTAGCAAGTCTCATCCTCGTAAAAGGGTTAAAACTGAAGAAGCTGTATCGAGTTGTCGTGTGTCGGTTATAGTAAATCCTAAGGAAGACAAGACAAGAACTGCGTCAGGCAGGGGAAAAACCTCACCAAAGAATGCCACGAGTTTCTCAGATGTTAAAACAAAGAGTTGTTTGTGA